In the genome of Pangasianodon hypophthalmus isolate fPanHyp1 chromosome 23, fPanHyp1.pri, whole genome shotgun sequence, one region contains:
- the LOC113528848 gene encoding intercellular adhesion molecule 1 produces the protein MAVCVFSSLVTVLCVGLYGKYTYAACTDPVVTLASLLVEYGDPAEVNCSIPSKPETDYVLGWESKTSQPATDNETSVMWKVDSLTNWEEADGLQCYFTVGSTMCESNVTVTIYKTPDRVTLSSVSDVWVEGDQTELWCEIENVGPGHKLSVRWSRADPKHNNAFTQFSETTFPDLVNEMKNVSMTVNLTVTPRHEDDGVQYQCAAVLNLDQHPLVFTSQPLNVTVHSCTDLVVTPASLLVEYGDPAEVNCSIPSKPETDYVLGWESKTSQPVTDTETSVMWKVDSLTNWEEADGLQCYFTVGSTMCESSVTVTIYKRPDRVTLSSVSDVWVEGDQTELKCEIENVGPGHKLSVRWNRADPNQNNAFTQFSETSFPDLVNEMKNVSMTVNLTVTPRREDDGVQYQCAAVLNLDQDPLVFPSQPLTVTVHSELPFIWGAIAIVLILAVVSFECWIYFQYPHMGRATS, from the exons ATGGccgtgtgtgttttctcttcgTTAGTCACTGTACTGTGTGTGGGACTGTATGGAAAATATACATACGCAG CATGTACAGATCCTGTTGTCACTCTGGCGTCTCTGCTGGTGGAGTATGGAGACCCTGCTGAAGTGAACTGCTCCATACCGAGCAAACCTGAGACAGATTACGTGCTGGGCTGGGAGTCTAAAACATCACAGCCAGCTACAGACAATGAGACGAGTGTGATGTGGAAGGTGGACAGTCTGACGAATTGGGAGGAGGCTGACGGACTCCAGTGTTACTTCACAGTGGGAAGTACTATGTGTGAGAGTAATGTAACTGTCACCATTTACA agacGCCAGACAGGGTTACACTGAGCTCTGTGTCTGATGTGTGGGTAGAGGGAGATCAGACAGAGCTGTGGTGTGAGATTGAAAACGTTGGTCCTGGACATAAACTCAGTGTACGCTGGAGCAGAGCAGATCCAAAGCACAACAACGCTTTCACACAATTCAGTGAAACGACGTTCCCAGACTTGGTAAATGAGATGAAGAACGTGAGCATGACAGTGAACTTAACTGTAACGCCCAGACATGAGGATGATGGAGTGCAGTATCAGTGTGCAGCTGTGCTGAATCTGGACCAACATCCGCTCGTGTTCACATCACAACCACTCAACGTCACTGTACACT CATGTACAGATCTTGTTGTCACTCCGGCGTCTCTGCTGGTGGAGTATGGAGACCCTGCTGAAGTGAACTGCTCCATACCGAGCAAACCTGAGACAGATTACGTGCTGGGCTGGGAGTCTAAAACATCACAGCCAGTTACAGACACTGAGACGAGTGTGATGTGGAAGGTGGACAGTCTGACGAATTGGGAGGAGGCTGACGGACTCCAGTGTTACTTCACAGTGGGAAGTACTATGTGTGAGAGTTCTGTAACTGTCACCATTTACA agaggCCAGACAGGGTTACACTGAGCTCTGTGTCTGATGTGTGGGTAGAGGGAGATCAGACAGAGCTGAAGTGTGAGATTGAAAATGTTGGTCCTGGACATAAACTCAGTGTACGCTGGAACAGAGCGGATCCAAATCAAAACAACGCTTTCACACAATTCAGTGAAACGTCGTTCCCAGACTTGGTAAATGAGATGAAGAACGTGAGCATGACAGTGAACTTAACCGTTACTCCCAGACGTGAGGATGATGGAGTGCAGTATCAGTGTGCAGCTGTGCTGAATCTGGACCAAGATCCGCTCGTGTTCCCATCACAACCACTCACCGTCACTGTACACT CTGAGCTGCCATTCATCTGGGGAGCGATTGCTATAGTGTTGATCTTAGCTGTGGTCAGCTTTGAGTGCTGGATATATTTCCAATACCCACACATGGGTCGTGCTACATCCTGA